The stretch of DNA AGCAGTTTATCTGTCTTCTTCTTAATATTTTTCCCGAACTTTTATTGTTTTTGCAGGTGTATACTATATTAATTAGTAGTAGCTTTCTATGCCTGTGTGGTGTAGTTTTTGATGTGCATGCGTGCTGCAGCATGCTTGTCTGCTTCATGTTATGTTTTGTCCATCTCGATCTAGTCCGCTAGTGGGCGCATTGCCCAACATTATTGGTATTATTAGCATATCTATCGAGACGCGATCGCTGGCCAGAACTGAGATTATGGTTAGCTAGGCTAGATAAGGGTTAGCGATCGATACACGTCTATACTACGAAACTAGGTGGCGTACCAGCACGTGCATGCAATAATTAACTAACCCTTTAGCCACGTCTTGCCAACAACAGCAACACCGTCTCGAAAATGAACAAGTTGAAGACAAATTTTGGCCGAACTAACCACAAAAGTTTCATACTGGCACAGGCGCACGCACATCAGCACTTGCTACCTGCGAATCAATTGTGTGCGCTATGTTGGTGCTTTTACCAGTTTGCCGTGTTTGTTATAATTAATAACTAGTGCAGCGTGTACGTCAATTATGCATTCGCTCAAACTCGCCTAATAAATTAGGATGGCGAGGTCAATATTTCCAGAATTGTAGCTGTTACGAAtgctattgtttttttttttttcctttggaaATCTCCACGTAATAATATGTCCAGTCCAGTGGGGGTCAAAAGAGCATCCGGCATCTCCCCATTTTGAGAGCGATTTCTCTACCGTTCTCGTACGGGCATACTAACCTCGTTTGTGATTAATTAGGACCTGGAGTTACTTACTTATGATCGAGTGGGGGTCAAAAGGTATAGCTGCCGCTTTGGTTTTATGATGAACTTCTTGCGGTTAACCGTTGTACGCGCACAACTGAATCAGACAACTCGTGTGCAATTCAATTCGATTCAACGTCCTAGGACCCTGCTAGTATAGTAGGCGCTCGAGCAACGTGGCAGTGGTGTCTTCCAGGTCCGGGCGGACGTGTGTCGTGGGTGCGGTCGGATCTCGTCGGTTCCTTTGGCCGCTGGCTCCCTACGTGGCCCACCCGGCCCTAGTAATTAGGAGTAgtttatatatttaaaaaagaGAAACACCGCAAAGATTCCCCGATCCAAAAACACTGTCAGGACTGCACTGCCACGCCCGCCCCCCGTGCCCCACGATAATCCTACTGAATGCTGGCAGCCGCCGCCACTCGACACGTTCCTGGTGGAGCCCTCCGCCGATCCAGCAGCACGTACACTCACTCCAACTTTGTTGGCTCCATCGGAGGCGCTAGAGTGAACAACATCCAGTTGTGCTGTACTGGTACGATTACCAAACTCTCAGAGAAGCTATCTCTGCAGTCGAGAGACGACCACCAACGGTGCGTCACACAtgtacgcgcgcgcgcgcgagtgGCTTGTGGCTGCCACAGTAACGGTAGGTGctggtttcttttttttcttttcttcttctttttcttgcttcttggattcgtctttgtttctctctttttttttgttatagtTTGGTTTTCCGCTATCTAGGTGCGATGAACCAACCCTACGATGTGGCGCGGAAGGATTTCCGACCACGTAATCTCGGCGAGGATTAGGATGCCGCACGCGGAACGTGCTACTGCTACCTAGCCGTAGCGAGACCCCAAAAAATTTTCTTGATGATGGATGGGATCAACTCTCGCCTGTCCCCGGCCATTTCAGGCTGTGCCGCGAAACAAGCTAGTAGTCCGGTGCGGCGGTGCCCATCTCCATCAAGCGGGATCCGTGTGTTAACAGAGGCCGCTCGGTTTCGTGCAGACTTTGCTTGTCAGTTTATGCCGTCCTGTCCCTGCCCGATCGCTATGCTTACATCCAAGTGTCGAGCACGTTTTGCACGCGGCTGACAGTGATAGTGAAGCCTTTCTCTtttgttgttttgttttgtcTCTCTCGGCCGCAGCTCATGTGCGTGGATCAGAGGAAGGAGCGGGCGGAGTTGCTGCAGGAACTGCTCAAGAACGGAGCTGGCTTCGATCCCCTCCCGGTTCTTACCCAGGTAAGTACTAGTAACTAGTATGTACTACCACTCTACCACATCACAGTTACACCTGCATGCACATGTGTTCTTGCGTTGGCTTCCTCATTCACTAACAAGCTTCAGCTTCCACTCCCCAGGAAACACTGATCATCTGGGGAGACAAAGACCAGGTGTTCCCCGTCGACCTCGGCCACCGGCTACAAAGGTGCAAAACGCCCAGCACTGTGCGGAATTCTTTCTTTGCTTCTGATCTCTGAACATTTTGCCAACTCGTGACTGAAAAACGACGCAGGCATCTGGGAGGCAATTCCAGGCTAGAGATCGTCAAGGACGCAGGGCACGCGCTGCAGCTGGAGGGGCCCGACCACGTCAACAACTTCATCAAGTCGTTCCTCCTGGACGAACGGCAAATTGGGCCGGGCGTCGCCGTGGCCCAGAAGTAAGGCCTTTCCCTTCTTCAATTCGGAGAGGCCCAGCAGAAGCAAGGCCTGCTGCTTCACAAGCTCTTCCAACGCACACCACACCAATGGTGGATTGGTGTCTCCCGTCTCCAGTCTCCACCCCACGCCGGAAAATAAGGCTCGCATCGTATGATCCGGAGCCCCGGACAGGATGTAActgtaattaaaaaaaaatgtagCAGAGCACCTATGATCTGCTTCGACAAACCCGCAATCATGCAATGTGGGAGCTCGAAGGAACTGTTGCTCTCAAGTCTGGACTAGTACTTGCATTAGTATAGTGTCTGAAATTCAGAGGGCTCTGTCTGCCGGGTGCTGTGATGCTCACAGTCTGTCCCTGTATTTTCCTTAGGCTCAAGTGCGAGCCGTACAACTGAACCGACCGCCCTTTTCACTTTATTGTATTCTTGCGATGCTGATGGACAATTTGTTGCCGACAGCCCACTTGTGAAGCGTATACTCCCTTCATCTAAAAAAGAATGCAAATCTCATTTTTCGTTTTCCGAGAGCAAACAATTTTGAATTTGctcaaatttatacaaaatagaaTTAACCTTTATATTATGTATTATACTTTCATACCAAATCTATTTGGAGATATAAATGTTAGTAAATTATTGTataaaatttgattaaatttgattttttttttattcctTGGAAGCGATAGTTACATTCTTTTAGGGATGAAGGGAGTAGAAACCTAATAATAATTGTAATCGAATTCTGCTTGCGACATATTGCTGTCCTGCCGTTACATATCAATCACCCTTTTGGTGAGCCGTCCTCTTTCTTGTTTCTTCCAGAGAAGAAAACAAAGGGAAGTGGAGGAATATGACTATATGAGCCAGCGAGTTCTGACCAGGCGAACAAATTTATCAATTCTTTTCCTCCTGCATGAACGAGACGGGCCGGGCCTCGGCGTAGCACGGAAGCAAGCCGCAGAAAGGCCCTGCATTCAGTGCTTCCAACGGAAGATGCATACGACGCGAGTGTATGTATCCAAACGAAGGAAGACAGAAAGCCTTCTATGATCCGATCCGGTCATCTGGAAAAGATATAACTGTATCTAAAAACATACAGGGCAAGAGCAAGAACGAATGATCTGCAATCATTCTTATGGACCATTGGCCCAAGTTTTTCCAAGGTCTGTGTCCGTTTGAGCCAAATCCATCTTAGCCGCAGGGCGTAGGCAGCAAACCAGAGGTTAACAACTCCCAAACCTCCGAGTTCTGTCGGCAAACAGACAATCGGCCAAGCAACCAGGCACTGACCTCCAGTTGCTTTTTCCTTGCCAGCCCAGAGAAAACCGTGCCTCCTCTTGTCGATTTCCTGGAAAACCCAATCTGGGACCTTGAGTGAGATCAGAGTGTGCACACAAGCAGCGGACATCGTGACCTTCACCAAAGTTAGCCGCCCTGCTTTGTTCATCAGTGATGCCTTCCAAGTCGGAATGTATGCAGCAACGCGATCCACCAAGGGCTGCAGGTGTGATTTGCGCAGCCGTCCAATGGTGAGAGGGAGACCGAGATACCTTATAGGAAAAAACTTGAGCCTTGACTTCGGTAATGATCCTGAGGTAAAAGCAATGTTCAATGCCTCTATTGACATCGAAATTGGAGATGGCTGCCTCACTTTGTTCTGGTCAGATCATTGGCTCGGCCAGAACTCACCCTGTCTGATCGCGCCTGAACTTTGCAACCTTGTCAGACCGAGGTTCAGGAACTCAAGGACAGTGGCGGAGGCGCTGAGCGACAAGTGCTGTATTCAGGACATTACAGGGACCCTCACAGCTCAATCACTTTCTGAGTACCTTATCCTCTGGCAAATCGTTGAAGCAGTTGAGTTGAGGGTGGGGGTCGAGAACATCATCAGGTGGAAATGGACTATAGATGCTTCTTATTCTGCCCGATCAGCTTACCTAGCGTTTTTCCAAGGCACCATCCACTTTGAGGGAGCAAAGCCGATTTGGAAAACTTGGGCGCCACAGAAGGTGAAATTCTTTATGTGGTTGGCAGTCAGACAGCGCATCTGGACCTCGGACAGTTGACGCCATCGTGGGCTGACGAGCGATGCAACGTGCCGGCTGTGCGACCAAGAAGAGGAGACGGctgaccatctgctctgcaccTACAGCTTTACCCGGCAGGTTTGGCATACCCTGCTCTCTGTTCTTGGGATCCAAAACTCGCCGTCTCCTGCCGGCCTCAACTTTTTGGAGTGGTGGCTCCTCCTGCGGCAAGGGCTGTCGAAAGAACATAAGAAGAGGCTAGACACTGTTGTAATGCTAGTGTCTTGGATGATTTGGAAAGAGCGCAACGCCAGGGTCTTCAATGGCACCCAACAGAGCTTGAGTCAGCTTGTTCAAGGAATTCTCGAAGAGGGAAGCAATTGGATTCGAGCTGGTGCAAGCGCTTGCGGGGTAGGTTGGCCTCACTAGTTGAGAACGAGTAGTTTTGTTCTGGCTAGGCTGTTTTTTTATGAGCCTCTCGGTTATATTGTAGTGCCGTATAGTCTTATTTTTGTTTGTTGAGGTGTGCGTGGGCCCCTTATGGCCTGCGTTGTAAAAAActcatttcttttcttcttaatgcaatgatacgcagctctcctgcgtattctcGAAAAAAAATGGACCATTGGCCCAGAATCCATCCTCTTTTCAAAGCCATCTCACTATTTCATCCTATGATTGTGGACGATTGATCTGCGCGCAGAACTTCCGCCATCTGATTTCGTCTTGCATGGGTTACAGGGGTTTCATCAACCCTCAAAAGTTTATCGCTCTAGAGTTTATGCCGTCAGAATAAGTACTTTATTCTTCCTGTTCCTTCTGCTAAACAATCCCCCCTTTCAGCGGCAGAAAAAGAAACAGAAAGCGCTTGAGCCTTCCCTTGATCGCTACTCTCTTGTGACACACCTATAAAAGCAGGGTTACATCTTTAACAGATGCCTCTCGTTGAAGCTGTCAACACCACCACCGTCCCCATTCAAAACAAAGGCCTCTCCTCTGTTGTGTTCATCCTTTACGATTTCATTTTTCAACTTGGCAAAATGTTTGGTCCACTCAACCACCCTTCCCTTGCAAACCCGCAGTGGCAGGGGGATCCGAGCGCTAGCTCGGGCGGCTTGTGCCTCCGCATGCGGAGCAGCCGGTCACGGTTCGAGCGCTGCTCGGCCGTGATTTCCACCGGGAACAGTAGCTTCCCTAAATATCGTCTGCAGCCTCTCACGCGCGTGGAGCCACAGAGGGAGAACGACGTGCCCGTCGTCTACGGCACCATGGATGGTTCCGGTGATCTCTTCAAGGACGCGGTCCAGTCTGAGTATAGTTGTAGGTTTGTTTGAGTACTCGTAGTGTGTGGGGTGTGTGCGTGCGTGAGGTGTGTGTAGTAGTACTTGAACAGATACTACAGCTGTACCCAGTTGAGAGgcagtcaaaaaaaaaaaaacccgcaGTGGCAGGGAACCACCAACCTGGCTCTATTTAAGCTAAGGCCAATGGCCAACGCACCGCCTCCACTCCCTCCATCCCTTGGCATGCAAACTTCCACAGCCACAGTGTCGGCTGGTGCTGCTTGCTAGCTGCTGGCACCTTTCGCTTGGTCGGTGCCACCAAACAGAAAAGGCCAAGCCATGGGGGGCAGCCTGAGCCTCGTGCCGGTGCTCGACTACTTCGCCCGGCGCGagttgctcgccgccggcctccgcccgaGCGCCGTCACGCTGCCGTAcccggacggcggcgccggggcgacGTGCACCGTCCACTACTGGGCCCCGCCGGGGgagccgcgcctcccgccgctcctGCTCGTCCACGGCTTCGGGCCCCGGGCCACCTGGCAGTGgcgctgccaggtgggcccgcTCTCACGCCACTTCCACGTCGTCGTGCCCGACCTCCTGGGCTTCGGCGGCAGCACGTACCCGTTCgacacggcgccgccgccgtcggaggCCACGCAGGCCGCGACGCTGGCCGCGCTGCTGGACGCGCTTCCCGGGATGGAGGGGAGGCGCGTGGCCGCCGCGGGCACGAGCTACGGCGGCTTCGTCACCTACTGGCTGGCGCGCGCCGCGGGGGCCGCCCGGGTGGGCCCCGTGGTGATCGCGAGCTCCGACCTGCTCAAGACGGCGGCCGACGACAGGGGGTTCCTGAAGCGCGCCGGCGAAGGGTGGAGCGGAGTGGACCAGATCCTCCTCCCCGCCGAGCCCGCCGCGATGCGGAAGCTCCTGGAGCTGGCCTCctaccgcccgccgccgcgagcgaTGACGCCGGACTTCCTGCTCCGGGACTTCATCCAGGTGCAATTGCTTGCTATACCGGAATCTTTCGATTTGGGCCAGAAGTCAACGCCACATGGCTCCATCCTAGATTACACTTGCTCGTCTTTTCAATCGCAATTCGCAATATGAAACAAAAGTCAAAATAACGTGGGCATCTCGTTCCATCGCTCGAGATACAGTACTTTTTTTAGACTAAGGAAAGTTCCTCGCGCGAGATACCTAACCCACCACCATTAACCAAGTGTTCGATCGAGTTCTTAAACAAACAAATTAGGGTCAGGAACGATGCATTCCGCACATAGTAACAGCTTGGTTGGTAACTtcgcaacagcagcagtttcTTCAGTCAGATTCAGACTGACGTGAACCCCAGagcactgctgctgctgtagTCCGCACTTGCCAGCAACAACTTGCCAATCGCGCATTTACTTTGGGCAATAATGCTTAACAGGAAATCAGGAATTGTCCTTTTCTTGATACGGCTGGAGTCCTGTCCCTGTCCGTGCAGCCGTGCTCCTCCAGAGATTGGTCCGGATTTAACCTGTTCTTTAGGCCAGTCAGTTCTGATTACTGAATGGTTTCTTACCGTCATCTTTCATCTGTCAGAAACTCTTCACGGAGAACAGGGAGCGCCTTGTTCATCTCCTCAAGGGGATTACAGTCGGCACGGAGAAATTCCAAGTGACACCAATACCTCAGGTACTGTTTGTTCTTAATTCCATGCGTTATTAGATGGCGCCATGCTGTGATCAGTTAAATGAGCTCCCGCAATGGTCCAACGCTCTGCTGTGCTTGTGCAGGACGTGTTGATTGTATGGGGAGACCACGACCAGCTGTTCCCGTTGGAGAAGGCGTTTGCGGTTCAGAGGTACTCTGACGACGATTTCCGCGCGCACGCTGTgcaattcctttttttttctctctttcccAAACCGATGGGTGCCGGGCGTTACTGATTGGCTTTGCCTTGTGCAAACATTGCGGTGTTCTTCAGGTCTCTGAACGGGAGCGCTAGGCTGGAGGTCGTCAAGAAGACCGGCCACGCTCCGCAGCTGGAGGACCCGGCCCGGTTCAACAAGCTCATGCTGGACTTCTTGCTGGCTGCTCACAAGCCTGACCCCTCGGTTTAGTGGCGGCTCGCAGTAAGATGCATTGTTGATTGGTAGCCTTGGTTTGTTTGTAATAAGACTTGGCTCGGCGCCTCTCAGTCCATTCACTGGTACAGATTTGCTCTATATGACAACATCTCAAGAAATAATTCATCTGTATATTCTCGATTTCTTCAGCCATATGGCTACTTGTAACTGCAAAAGTGAACCGAATTTCTTCGTGAAGATCTGCGTAGTGACGCTAGTCAGTACCGATACCGAGTGACGCTGcacttttgtttttgttttttgtttttgcgGGCAGCATCCGAAAAGGTTGTGCTTGCTTCGACGTCATGCCGCACTGTCGATGTCGAATTGTCGATGAGACGATGACTTCTGCGCCGCTGTGTGCCTGTGTCTGCTACAGCCACCAGTGACCAGCCATCATCCACACGCCGCTTTTCTCCGCTTCCACTTCCACCGGGCCCCGGTTGAGGAAGCCGCGACGCGACGTGACCGTCTCCAATCGAGCCATCACCATGGGCATCCTCCCGCTGATGGACTTCGTCGCGCGCCGCGCGTTCCACGCAGGGGCGGATCTACAGGTATGCCGGGTGGGCCACGGTCATAGTTTTTCGAACCGGATCGGGCGAGGCCATCGGTTCAATGGTTCATTGGTCTAACCGTTTAGAACCGGTTGAACCGCCGGTTCGTTAAGATTGAACCGTTTTATCAAACCGGCCACAAATACTTTGTAccggtatatatatataatatatgatattAAAGcagaattataaaaatatataatgaAAATAAGGCTCACAGATCATGAAAATATAGGATAACATGGTCTTTAAATTCAAAATACATGAAGCATAAGGTTCGCACACACATGACATGGTCTTTAAATTCAAAATACATGAAGCATATAAGGTTCGCACACACAGCCACAAGATTCACAGGAACATAGTCTCACAATCACAGCCTTACAAGTTCACAAAATCAAATATCAGGTGTGTGATAATAAGATGCTACAGCCACGGAACATTGAATCCTCTACTCAAAGCCTCGAAGGATGCTACAGCCTACAAAACATTGAATCTACGAGAAAGAAATCGTAGGACTACATGAGTTGTTAATGCTCAGAAATCGAAAACCAGATGCTCACCGTTCACATTAATTAGCAGCCATGTTCTCCAGCAGCCACCTCCCGCCTTGCACCACAGCACTGCAGCAGTCGTACTTGTTGCTCGTAGGTTGTCTCCCTTCCGCTGGTGTCGCAGCGCCCGCAGCAGCTCTGCAGCTGCCGCCCCTCCGACGGCCTGGCGCGCAGCAGGTCCGCAGCACGACAGCAGCAGTGCAGCACCCGCCCGCCGatgcacggccacggccacggctcACGCTCACCCGCTCGCGGCTCGCCCGTAGCTAGATGTGCCGCCGGGCGCCGCAACTCGACCAAGAGCGTAGCCGTCGCCAAGAATGAAAACGGCGGCCAGGGAATGAAAATGGGGAAAATTTTCCCTCCTGCATGCGCCAGCAACCCTAAAAGGTGACTTGGAGACATTTTTCCAATAATGCCCTTGAACAGATGACCTAGTCCTGAGACCACAGAGGGTAtttttggataaattaaaaaacCGCCCCGGTCCACAGAAAACTGCCCGGTTCACCAGTTTTACAAAAAACGGCCGGTTTAACTGGTTTTTACCGGTTC from Panicum virgatum strain AP13 chromosome 9K, P.virgatum_v5, whole genome shotgun sequence encodes:
- the LOC120647125 gene encoding lipase 3-like isoform X2; amino-acid sequence: MGGSLSLVPVLDYFARRELLAAGLRPSAVTLPYPDGGAGATCTVHYWAPPGEPRLPPLLLVHGFGPRATWQWRCQVGPLSRHFHVVVPDLLGFGGSTYPFDTAPPPSEATQAATLAALLDALPGMEGRRVAAAGTSYGGFVTYWLARAAGAARVGPVVIASSDLLKTAADDRGFLKRAGEGWSGVDQILLPAEPAAMRKLLELASYRPPPRAMTPDFLLRDFIQEIRNCPFLDTAGVLSLSVQPCSSRDWSGFNLFFRPVSSDY
- the LOC120647125 gene encoding 2-hydroxymuconate semialdehyde hydrolase-like isoform X1; amino-acid sequence: MGGSLSLVPVLDYFARRELLAAGLRPSAVTLPYPDGGAGATCTVHYWAPPGEPRLPPLLLVHGFGPRATWQWRCQVGPLSRHFHVVVPDLLGFGGSTYPFDTAPPPSEATQAATLAALLDALPGMEGRRVAAAGTSYGGFVTYWLARAAGAARVGPVVIASSDLLKTAADDRGFLKRAGEGWSGVDQILLPAEPAAMRKLLELASYRPPPRAMTPDFLLRDFIQKLFTENRERLVHLLKGITVGTEKFQVTPIPQDVLIVWGDHDQLFPLEKAFAVQRSLNGSARLEVVKKTGHAPQLEDPARFNKLMLDFLLAAHKPDPSV